The genomic interval ttttatttgtgtgagttaattataatagaatttattattttttttaatattaaaaaaaattgtactaaCATTTGATAATGACATAATATTGTAtagttttgaaatcaatcacaattatCTAACTATATAATAATGTGAGAATTGTAATTAAGTGACAagatagaattatttttatattatcttagcattatatttattttcaatgaaataattttttttcgttttttaaCTCATGAACATTTTTTCTTAAATGAATAAAACTAAATTACGGGTACAATTTGGCGAGTTGGTGAATAAGCCAATAACAAAGCGACCGGCCAAATAATCCTGACTCTCGGATAAGGGACGGAGGTAATATATTTTATcccataatttatatttaatatttggtGAAAAAATCATGTCACAAAAAGTATTTGCTAAAAAAGTctcatatttgttttgtttgattGTGGGGGAAGCAACTacgtatttttgttttaatactTTTTCATTTAGTCTTTCTTTTTACGTAATCACTTAGTCTTAATTatagtcttttaattttttttcttatctccacttatttttaatattaagtggATTTGTTTTCAATCaataatatctttaaaatattcAGATAGAAGAGTACTAAcaacatattttataatatatattttttaacatattatttttaattgattaaaattcacATAAGTCACATCAGATTATGTGGGTTCGATATGAATTTGTTGGGATCTAtgtaaattttaactaattaaaaatagtatgtTGAAATATGTGTTAAATAgtatgttattaatattattcatatttaaattgattgattttattatcgattgtaaaaaatattaagcaaaattaatcacaataagttaataaataattttacattttaaaaatcctaaagaaataaatttaaataaaatgtgatGGTTTTATTAGAATATCATTACTAACTTCAAAGAACCTCATTTTTAAATTTGCCTCAAGCTCTGCATATATTTGAAGTAATACTCATAAATTTTAAGAGTGAATGCTCATTTTAATACCAATAAAAATGTTACACTCAATTGAGTccttaacaaaaataaaagtaacttttgatctttgaaaaaataaataaagacaacTTAATTACTACCTCCTTTACTCATTGATTGGTTGAGAAGAAAGAGAGAGGAAATAAACACGTGAAAGATAAAATACTAAAGAATGTGTCATTTTCATTTAAgtaacaattcaatatttagtAAGAACAACTCAAATGGTAAACGCAGACGTAATGAGTAAAGATACCATAGagacataatataatataaaataaaataataataataataataagatatgtTACTAACACAATATAAGTGttaatttatgataataaacaatgtaatattattttatcacatCATATATTTGACACACACACATTATCATGatagatataatatatttttatttaaataataaaattatcattgtgAAATAATGAATACTATTTTTCTCAAATAAGTAAgtattaaatgaattttatatttaaaaatttcaatgagactactaaataaataactttatttttttatttaaattactgataactaaataattaaatttaatggataaggtaaataaatatatgttatatgtAAATAGAAAAACTAtctttacaaaaaattatatttattttaaatatttaaattaatattcaaaattttatattttgaataataatttattgtattttccACTCACCCTTTTCATCTttagatttcaattttgtattttttaaaaaggtaAGTGAGTAActataatatttcaattttaaatttaatatcaaatgaTACAATTGTCATTTATTATATGCACTCATTgcttttttcatttatattaagaaaaattagtAGAGTAGTTAATGTGTTCATTTTATGTgtcaatgtttttaaaataatatttgtatttaagtTTGTTGAATTTGACTTTTCATATTTCAAGACaaattagtagtattaataTAGAGtatgtttgaaaaataataataaatgtatctaataaattgaaatcgtatttatatttagttatttttcttcttttaatatGTGCTTATAATTAGAAAcaatgataatatatatatatatgctaaaAAATGTCATGTCAATAAACACCCTAAGGATACGTTAAACAActataaaaggaaataaaaagatagttttatatagaaaaaaaaataatttttaaaatttcaaatatcgATTACACAAGTTTcaaaatgttattttcattttaagttGTTTCACAAGTGTAATTTGAGCACTTGTTAtcatttctcaaaaaaaaaaagaaatatgtgtaTATGCTATGGGATAATGAAAATGAAGGCGAACTCTTATTTCTTTTCGAGCGCCGCCACTATTTTCTTGTTAGATCTCTATGTTATTTTATCCGAAGTAAATAAGTAGTTTAAGACATTACTTTTCTTGTTAGATCTCTATGTTATTTTATCCGAAGTAAATAAGTAGTTTAAGACATTacttttaatctaaaattacatctctcacttttttttttttaaatacatgatttttataaatatttaatttttttcttgtctTGTTTACATTTTTATTGTCTAAATGTAACACTATTTTGTTCcctatattcttcaatataaacacatattgtatttttacttttattaagaaaaaaatgacaGTGTGTAACTAGTGTGTCTATTTTCTATAGAAAAATGactaaattatcttttatatagaaaaatgactaaattatcttttatatatagattatattcaatgttgatttttcatatttcaagacAAATTACTAGTATTAATTATAGTTAATAAtgagaaatataataaatatatttaataagttaaaaaaaattatttttagagacTTTTTTCTCTCCAATAAATACTTATAATTAGAGACCAAAAGAGTAGTATAACTAACTATCTGATTATTGTGTTTAACTTATATAGCTAATTAATATATCTTGTGGGAATCCAATTCACGAGCTTCTAACTTCTAAGGATGAAAAACAAATGAGGTAGTTGATCGACACAACCATGAGTTTCTAGAGTGAAAGAGCTTCGTGACTCCGTTCACCAAAGCCACCACAACAACCTCATCAACCCCAAAAGGGAGGTGGTTCTTGCGGCAGAGGAAGCAGATTGAAGGGCTAGACATGGAAGGAGTAGATGGAGCCACTAGTAAGGGCAGAGAATAGTTGAATTTGGATATTTTCCTTCGTTTTCACTCCAACACTCTCTTTATCTAGGTTCCCTTAATATTACACTCACtcttcattaaaaaataaataactaattaaagAGAAAGTAAAATTAAGAAAGAGATAGAGGATAAGAGTGTGACATATTGAAAAGAGGATTCAAATCCAGAATCTTACGATTTAGTGtgagaaatatatatttgatacatGGTCAATCGTTACATATAGTTAAAGTGCAAGGAATAAATTAATGAATGAAATATGATATTTGGATACCTCCtcttatttttcaacatttatTTTCACAAGTATAGTATAtcactctttattttttttctctctttaaaaATGTTAATGGATGTATGGGTGTTCATTCATCGGTTTTCTAAAATAAATCTATAGGCTAAAAAATGATATGCATGGCATAGTAGTAGTACTATAATACATTGGGGGGTTGTTTCTtccaaatgaaaaaatataacaggaaaatgtttaataatttttatcttggctctattaaaaaatacaattgttGTCcacataaaacaatattttaaaaaaaattggagaaaCCTGAAATAACactttaaatagtttttttttttaatctaataaaCTAGTTTTATATAGATTTTGTGTGTTTTTCTATGATTTTGTTTTGGTGTCTTggtacaattatttatttatttttattttccatcTTGTTGCACTATTGgtttaattcatataaatatattagcTTTGATTCAAtacaaattcaattaattattttatcattatcaACTTACAGATTTAGAGACATAAATATTCAAACActtcaattttatcatatttgtagatattttattatttaatactattaaccttaatattatgaatttgttcacaaatttatatttttcaattttaatgaccttgaatttgtattattttttattgatgtgtTCTACCGATTTGAATAAccaatcttttatttaataaaaaaacaaaataaaatagatactAACTTTAGTAATTTattcttctaatttttattacttCTTTACATTAAGCACACAGTGATATAATATACATAAACTTATTTACACCGTATGACTTATTGTAGacaaattttgagaaaacaaatttctttataaaattgtgtattttgttaaaaactcaatattttacttttatgaatatattataGACAATATTTTGCCTCCACTACTCACATTTTCTtaactcttattattttttttaataaaacttttCTTAACTGTATCTTAGCCACCTGAAGTCGTGGCAAgtatatttgattcaaataaatgatgtttttaGATTCAAAACTAAGCACCTTCACTTACACTCATTAGTATACTATGTTTGAATACAGTGTCGATGTTGGTGTATTTAAATATCACAGCTGTTTGATGTAATGTTCTTTTCAAACATGTTCATGGACACGTTCACTACCAATATTCTCTTACCTAAAGCCAATGTGGCCTTGCAAACATTTCCGAGACAAGTTGAGAATATCGACTTGGATATGTTTCCCTAATACCTCATTGATGGGGGGAACAATAGCGAAAACTGCATAAATAGTTCGATTATTTTTGGACGAGGTAACGTTGGGCTTCCTATCAAGCATTTTGAAAACATATGCTGATTGTAAGTGGCATCAAGCAATTTGAAACAATATATAACtatttacaatatattttatagCTGATTGTATGTGCCAAAACACAGTGCAACTTAAAACAAATTGATACTATAATCTAGTCCGGTTTGGCGTCTAATAAATGGAAAATGACTTATGGATTGTTCCTTTGCTTCTCTTTTACCTTTATTTTCAaggttaaatatgttttgaagccatattaaacttataattttaaattttatttcttgtaaattttgtttaacTTTAATCTCTATTTTGCTTTTATACAGACTAaacttttagtctctataaagaGTCAAGGGCAAAAAAGTACTAGTTaattttgtgtaaaaaaaaaaagcaaactTTCAAAATCTGAACTTAAATTGCAAAGTGATTATTTTATAGGACTAAAAagattttagattatttttatattttaaatgaaagaAACTTGTAAAAAAAGATAGAAAAGACTACAGAAGggaacaaaaagaaagaaaagagtaAAGAAAAGCAAAGAatgaaattttgtaataattctttgaaaatgTCTACGCAATCCATACATCTAACAGTTTTTCAATTAAGattgaataattcatatttaattttgatattttaaattataaaataaaatatataaatctatcttttaaaatcatttgatcAAGATTCAACTCGATGTCTTAATATTTCCTTGAATGCAGGGAGTTCAAATTCGATGAGTAAATGCACGGTACCCACATCTAGCAAAAGAAATTTGCAATGGCGAACCACAGAATGTGTTTAAATGCGGTATGTGACTAAATCCGAATATCACATGCGGAAATAACATTTCTTTTGcgaaaaataatttgtaaactGTACGGTACCCGCATATAGGAAAAGTAATTTGTAATGGGAACCACAGAATGTCACTTTTTTGTACTTGAAAAAAGGACAGGCGTGACATGGAAAGACCCGGGACATGTAATTGTTGCGGTAGTCGTGGACTGCATTCTTACCTTGCCTTTCATTAAGGCCAATAAGCTGGATACGATTTATGTATCTCTCAAGCCTTGGCTTGTGTGTGGTTCTCTTTCCTTATCCCAACCCCAAATCTTTTAACTCctctatatataataatataaacaacTTACATTATCCTCTTCATAAACCTCTTAATCCCTTTATTTTGTGTAGCACACAATCATGTCTGGCTTACCTGAAAACCAAGCATGGCCAGAGCTAAAGCTTCCAGACTTGTTACAAAGTGACACTGTTCGACAAGTTCATGCAACAATTGAAAAGGAATGGGACTTTCTTCAAAGGTCAGCTTGTCAAACGGCTGCTGGAAGGGCTATGTGGAAGCACGTGATCCATGATCCATTGGCTGCTTTACTTGCAGGGGAGACTTATTTGAGAAACCTTCATGAAAAGATGAAGAAAGACTATCTCAACAATGCCCATGAAACTTCTGGAGTGATCCTTGCAGTTAGAACTCTTTGGTTTGATTCTAGACTGGAAGATGTTCTTAGTTCCCCCAATGGCAGAGAAGCACAGGTTGTTCTCCTAGGTGCAGGTTTGTGGACACTTGCATAATTAATCATGTTCTTATCTTTCTTTAAacaactttttaattaaatagaaatacTGTTAAATGCTAAACGACCAGTTAGCTGAGTGAAGTACCATTTTTCCCTTCGGGTAAATCGGCATATTTACTCAGAATATATTACTACTACTCAGAATATATTACTACGTAAGTTAATGCGGCTGCATGCCTCAAACAGCAGAAGAGCAGAAAATTGAGGTCATTCGGGTGAATTATGCCTTCAAAAACACTAACAAAACGAATGTACCACATTTTAAAAGCATTTAAGACATGAAATCTTTCATATGATCTTCATTTATTCTATTCATAGTCAATATGTGGATACAAATACTTGGCAATAGGGCCTTTTAGACAGGACAATTATGGACCACGGCTTAAAAAAAGTGAAGATTTGCACTAATCATACCGAAAGGATAATTGACAAATCACCCATCTGAGCTAGCTAATGTATATGTTGTTGCAAAATTTAATGCAGGAATGGACACAAGAGCATACCGTTTGAGTTGCTTAAAGGACAGTGATGTTTTTGAGGTTGACTTTCCAGAAGTCTTGGAGCTTAAAACAACTATTCTGCAAGCGGCTAAGGAATCTACATATGAGTCCCAGCATATATTGTCCAAAGCCAAATCCTTAACCAGAGTGTCAGCCGACATAAGAGAAAATGATTGGATGGAAAAGCTTCAAATTGCAGGTTTCTTGCCACAGAAGAGTACGGTTTGGATTCTAGAAGGTATCCTGTACTATCTCGCACAATCCAATGCCATGCAACTGCTGAGGATTTTAGCTAACAGTTGTCACTTAACCCACACAGTCATCTTAGCAGACTTCATGAATAAGTCATCAACCACACTATCCAATTCAGTATTCCAATTTTACAGTGATTGGCCAGACCATCTTTTACCATCTATTGGCTTCACTGATGTAAAACTTTCACAGATTGGAGACCCAGATGCCCATTTCGGCCTCTTGAATGATCCATTAAACCTCTTTGACAAGCTCCGCAGCTTACCTAGGTCATTACAAACTAATCCTGAAGATGGAACACCATGCTGTCGCTTGTACTTGGTAGAAGCTTCTGGTTCACCTCATCAAAGTGCTGCACATAATAAGGAGTCAGTCATTCACTCTTGATATGTACATCCTCGTGTCCAATTCACCAATACATAGTCATGTCTGGATTCAGCCCCATTCATTGCATTGTATAATAGCACATGGGGATTACATACTACATTTTAATTGCTAATTCTTCCAATAAGTTGGTCCATGTGTTGTCACATGTACAATTGCTACGCTATCGACAAATAGCTGGAAATAGCCTTTGACCTAAATCATTTGAACCTTATTTTGTCTTGATCAAATAATTTTACTCTACTATAGTTCTATTACACGATGATGAATAATGCAGATAAAAAACAATACGAGTCAAAATAAATTGTCAATTTCTTCagttttcaattcaattttacaATTTATATCAATGAACATCAGTTTACGAACAGTTGTACTCGTTAAAAACCAAATCAAACTCAACCCAAAGGTTGGAGAATTTTTTGAGTTAAATAAAAGTGAGTGTTATGCAGGGCCAAGTCCCCACAAAGAACAAAGTAGAAATTTCTAGGAAAGgaaataaaagaaatacaaaGAGCATGAATTTCCTCTAGAAATGcattaacaaatataaaagataaGTATTGAGATGCACTGACTTTAGATTGAGAGAACTAGCAGTGAGTACTTATAACTTAGCCTGGACAAAAGCATATTCTGATAATCTCAGCAGTCAGCACATTGATGACAAAAAAATTGTGCTTTCATTCCCTAGATGAATAAGTATTAACACACAAATAATACCAACAGCCAGTTTGGTAGTGAGGTGGCTCGATTCAGGGTAATCCAAATTGTATTCTAATGATGATGCTTGATAGCACATTTTGTTATTAAAGTTTGCGACTAATACAGGCACTACATGTACCTTTCACGTTACGACAATATATagcaagtaaaaaaaaaagataaatataagaAATCAAAGGAAAGTAGACATCATAAAACCCGTACTTGATTGATAAAGCCAGAAGCATGCACTtaaatgacattttaaaaatcaatgttCCACTTCAAAAAGTAGAACAGGCTATTTACAGTCAGATTTCTAGGCAATCCTTAATTCCTTGCTCAAATTTGTCAAGGCTTGTTATTGTATCCGATACAGCATTTGCTATCTTTCTCCTGAAGGAAAAAAAGATTGATTTCAGATGCAAGTCGTTTATTTGATAATCTCAGTTAGAGGTGCCGGAATAATAAACATAAAGGTAAGTTGATTCACACAAAAAGGGCGACAATACAGgtccaattttttttccaatgaTAGCATAAAGAAGATTCTTTTAAACTATTATATAGTATACCGCCGTTATCCTGGATACTATTATTGAAGAGATACCTATCTGATGCAAGTCCAATGTTGGTTTCATTTGCCATCCCACTGATAGAGGTGAAAGATCTGCAGATAAGAAGAAATATGGGAAACAGGCACCATCTTATATCATGAAATTTGGTAATTGTTATGCATTTTGACATCAaaggatattaaaaaaaaaaggcaaaagATAATGCTTTGGGTATCATAATACACGAAGTTAGCACTTGGCACATAAGAAATTTAGAGGGAAGTAAACAAAAAAAGGTAGCAGACAACGTTTAATCTACAGGATAGAATAGAAACTCTGTCGAGTGCCAAGGTCTAACTCTCATCTTTTGAGAAGCCATGAATTATGACAAAACTTAAAGAGTTCAATTTAAATACTATTAGCATGAGACTAGAAATTGATTTAGGGTGTGTCTGTTTCATGGTTACAAAATTTGTTCCCAGGATCAACATTCCTTGGAAAAACTATCAGTATTTGTTCTCATGGAAATCTTTTTCCATGGAAagtttaataaaactatttggataataatttaaattcctgggaataatttttttttaaattactaattaataaataaatgttatgataaaaaaacatttgtgCACTTGGAGTGGAAGTTTGGAAGTTATTTTATGGAGCTAGTGGGGTTAGTGGAGGTTACATAGTATTTTACACACACAAATTATTCCAGTCTTCATGGGAATAACTTTCGCACCATAATAGCTTGGGGATAGAATTCCTACCTTCATGGGAAAAAAAACTCCCAGGTATAATAGGAATAATTATTTATTCCATTATAACAAACATGCATACATTTATTTCCAACCTCTTATTctaagagcatctccaacggtaaCTAAATAATTTCGTCCGCCAACGTGTAGTTACGTAAAATTCAGTTTTTGGCGATTTCACGGTTGGAGTTGTGACAAACTGTCATCACAGTTCTCTCaggtaaaaaatgaatgagttgcttcaagatgatgtggcacagtAGACCCTATTTAATGAACCCATGTTGAGTACACCGTTGGAGATGCtttaagaaatatattttgcaaCTCCGAAACAAACACACCCTTAATTTGTCACGGTTTTTGTATCTAGAGAGGAAGCATTACCTATAATAAGATAATTCACCTTCAAAAGAGAATCAATCTTAAGGATAATTAATCCAGACTCATTAAATATCATTGCGGTGATCCCAATATTGGAAATCTTTCATGATATTATAATAAGTAATAGTAACTTtcttgatttcttgtgtttatatatttgtttttatctgctgttatagttttaattttaagttattaTACTCTCCTAGAACCTTAACGAGCTAGCTGAGGCTCGTATCATGGATATTGGATAGAGACACTTGAACTTGAAGCATACACAATGGAAAGGTCCACTGTTACCATGTGCTCTAAattctaatcaattttatttaaattaaacaagGATTGAACACAGAATTTACTCTCGTCAAAGCTTAAGACAATGGGTAAATGCTCATCAATGgctttattatatatttattagctACCACAACAGGGGAAAACCCTTGAATAATATTCATAACTTAAAACAAGAACTTAATCTTCATTTACACAAAGCAAACCCTTTCATAGGCTTGCTGAAACTAGGTCTGTCAAGTAAACAATCTTCTAGAACTTTCGTAATCCATATATTATGCTCATATGAACATAACTGTACCAGAATTAccaaaagtttataaaaaattactaaataatatttcaaatacCAATTGCTGTCAAAACTAACGCAGTCATCAAAACCAAAATATAACTATGTATGACCTACATGCCTACCTACCTTTGTCCTGCATCTTAATTGGTAAAAAGAATGAAGTTAAGAAGAGAATAAGTAGTCAATAAGAGTTTCTGACTTAGAAAGAAACAAAGGTTAATATGTTAGATTGGTACTCTCTTTGTCTCACAATGAATGTCACTTTTGCTCATGTGACGCATATTAAAAAATGACTAAGTAAAAGAAAGAATATTTTACGAAATTATTCTTCCTATCTATTGGTGTATTTGAGTATTTCTCACTATCATAAATGCAAAATAGAATTAATACTTTGGATGTAGTGTAGTATTAATAATTGAAGAGTacaattagaaaaaaataattaaagttacattgaaaattgaGAATAACACTCATTTTAAGAGAACTTTCTTATTAAAGTAGCACCCATTGTGAGACGGAGGGAGTAAAAAGAATGAAGTTAGGTAGAGAGTAGGTAGTCATTAAGAGTTTCATacataaaaagaaacaaatgttAATATGCCAGACATAAGATTCAGTCCACGTGAAGAATTAGATGCTGGAAACTAAATATGCCAAATATATATTGCACTTCAAATTGATTGCTTCAAAACAAAGAAGTGGCAATAGAGCATCATAGATACGGAGACTTgactaaaaatacaataatatagaACAATGGAACCAAAAACAATTCGATTGGGATAATCCACTTTCTTtagttataaagtaaaattaactTATCCAATCCAATCGTTTGCTTCACAGTATTCTCAAATAGCGTGGATACTTGAACCACAGGgactaaaaaatgaaatatttggtGTAAAAAAAGGATTTGATGGACACTAATTGATGTATAACACATAGATGTTGGAAAGTGGATACCTTATAAGATTATCTAACAAAGCTTCAGCTTCTAACTTTACAGGATCCTTTTTTCCAAGCAAGGAGGCTGCGTTCTTCACAAGCAACCGAAACGTGCACACCTGTGCATATAAAAAGATATTGAAggtgaaaaaattattttgtggaaaaataTTTTCACTTGAACTGACATTCTTTTTGAGAAAAAGGGAATAAAGCATCCACTAAGTCTAAAAGATAACAatgatgttaaaaaaaatgtcctGTGATTATAACTTACGAAACACAGACACAAACATTAGATCTTATAATTTGGGTCGAGTCTTACACAACCCCACAAAACTGACTTGGAGGATGGCAATTAACCACCACTTATTTCATCCAATACGAGACTCTTAACATCAGACACAACACTTAAGTAATTGAATATAACACATGTATCAGTGACCTTTCAAACGACACCTTCCATTTAAAGTGTAATAACAATAATCAATTTAATGAAT from Cicer arietinum cultivar CDC Frontier isolate Library 1 chromosome 5, Cicar.CDCFrontier_v2.0, whole genome shotgun sequence carries:
- the LOC101504072 gene encoding uncharacterized protein, whose protein sequence is MSGLPENQAWPELKLPDLLQSDTVRQVHATIEKEWDFLQRSACQTAAGRAMWKHVIHDPLAALLAGETYLRNLHEKMKKDYLNNAHETSGVILAVRTLWFDSRLEDVLSSPNGREAQVVLLGAGMDTRAYRLSCLKDSDVFEVDFPEVLELKTTILQAAKESTYESQHILSKAKSLTRVSADIRENDWMEKLQIAGFLPQKSTVWILEGILYYLAQSNAMQLLRILANSCHLTHTVILADFMNKSSTTLSNSVFQFYSDWPDHLLPSIGFTDVKLSQIGDPDAHFGLLNDPLNLFDKLRSLPRSLQTNPEDGTPCCRLYLVEASGSPHQSAAHNKESVIHS